Proteins encoded in a region of the Sugiyamaella lignohabitans strain CBS 10342 chromosome B, complete sequence genome:
- the YVC1 gene encoding Yvc1p (Vacuolar cation channel; mediates release of Ca(2+) from the vacuole in response to hyperosmotic shock; GO_component: GO:0000324 - fungal-type vacuole [Evidence IDA] [PMID 11427713]; GO_component: GO:0000324 - fungal-type vacuole [Evidence IDA] [PMID 11781332]; GO_component: GO:0000329 - fungal-type vacuole membrane [Evidence IDA] [PMID 20035756]; GO_component: GO:0016021 - integral component of membrane [Evidence IEA,IEA]; GO_component: GO:0016020 - membrane [Evidence IEA]; GO_component: GO:0005774 - vacuolar membrane [Evidence IEA]; GO_component: GO:0005773 - vacuole [Evidence IEA]; GO_function: GO:0005227 - calcium activated cation channel activity [Evidence IDA] [PMID 1700419]; GO_function: GO:0005262 - calcium channel activity [Evidence IEA]; GO_function: GO:0005262 - calcium channel activity [Evidence IDA] [PMID 11781332]; GO_function: GO:0005216 - ion channel activity [Evidence IEA]; GO_function: GO:0005267 - potassium channel activity [Evidence IDA] [PMID 1700419]; GO_function: GO:0005272 - sodium channel activity [Evidence IDA] [PMID 1700419]; GO_function: GO:0005244 - voltage-gated ion channel activity [Evidence IDA] [PMID 1700419]; GO_process: GO:0070588 - calcium ion transmembrane transport [Evidence IEA]; GO_process: GO:0006816 - calcium ion transport [Evidence IEA]; GO_process: GO:0030003 - cellular cation homeostasis [Evidence IDA,IMP] [PMID 11427713]; GO_process: GO:0030003 - cellular cation homeostasis [Evidence IDA,IMP] [PMID 11781332]; GO_process: GO:0006811 - ion transport [Evidence IEA,IEA]; GO_process: GO:0006810 - transport [Evidence IEA]), which translates to MSTDLASVPAPLVPAQDDLPLVQVSPKQVLKIALRVKKLIDTVVPIQLTEEEVIKPSSIVLTEKIFQLILEAAGGKGDGAPGTSSRRYRATLVFVLLVIKKWNRRAALSLLYDSDLYNTRAFVAECYAKRILDTEQDEYYMFRDMLCQRYSITVHGSDSAPANALELAADLHSTVVIGSSGYQRCMKWLWRGWMVQSDQTPTEYDFYAKVNDPRFWSHFDPDRIKTPKYQNYIQLLVSLIYLAFYSYAVNNANPSASLIASELWLYLFTFGFILDEINKLLNVGYAYIGFWNTFNDTLYILVVVAFGFRCAALTYSKSSDQRLSYDLAAYHILSCAAPLIWGRLLLFLDSVRFFGAMLIVLKELMKESIIFFVLLVVVAGGFLQAFIGLDIADGTRDVTMLVVQVMTRTVLDGIDFEWMDGFAPPYGEVLYYIFTFLVSTLLLNILVALFNSAYQNIYDNATDEYLASMAQKTLRFIRAPDENVFIPPLNLLELAFLILPFEWWMDASMYQRINRIFMSIIYSPFLLLIAVDEAKAARRVLYNRSKGVHDDANEEDEEWDLFDGFTIDAHGIHSYGAEAVQMEMAIEAGDPEFKIDEDAFQKKVEKQVPNFDPQRQTGISAAKAEELIAKIDALSALVEKLTLEKGQSSSS; encoded by the coding sequence ATGTCTACAGATCTAGCTTCAGTGCCAGCGCCATTAGTTCCGGCCCAGGATGACCTGCCATTGGTGCAGGTTTCTCCGAAACAGGTTTTGAAAATCGCGCTTCGAGTCAAGAAACTCATTGATACAGTCGTACCTATTCAAttgactgaagaagaagttaTTAAACCAAGCTCAATTGTTCTGACTGAAAAGATCTTTCAGTTGATTTTggaagctgctggtggaaaGGGTGACGGAGCTCCTGGTACGTCGTCCAGACGGTATCGAGCTACTCTTGTCTTTGTGCTATTAGTGATTAAGAAATGGAATCGCCGTGCTGCTTTGAGTCTGTTGTATGATTCCGATTTGTATAATACAAGAGCTTTTGTGGCAGAATGCTATGCCAAGCGTATTTTGGACACGGAACAAGACGAGTATTATATGTTCAGAGACATGCTCTGTCAAAGATACTCTATTACTGTTCATGGTAGCGATTCAGCACCAGCCAATGCTCTTGAATTGGCAGCCGATCTCCACTCTACAGTGGTGATTGGTTCTTCGGGCTACCAGAGATGTATGAAATGGCTATGGCGTGGTTGGATGGTTCAAAGCGATCAGACCCCTACCGAGTACGATTTCTATGCCAAGGTCAACGACCCTCGATTCTGGTCGCATTTCGATCCTGACAGAATCAAGACTCCAAAGTACCAGAACTACATTCAATTGTTGGTATCGTTGATTTACTTGGCGTTCTACTCATACGCAGTTAACAATGCTAATCCTAGTGCATCGCTCATTGCTTCGGAATTGTGGTTGTATTTGTTCACGTTCGGGTTTATTCTGGACGAGATCAATAAACTGCTGAATGTGGGTTATGCGTATATTGGTTTCTGGAATACGTTTAATGACACTCTGTATATTCTGGTGGTTGTGGCTTTTGGCTTCAGATGTGCTGCTTTGACATATTCTAAATCGTCGGACCAGCGACTTAGCTATGATCTGGCGGCTTACCATATTCTGAGTTGCGCAGCTCCGTTGATCTGGGGCCGGTTGCTATTGTTTTTGGACTCGGTGCGATTTTTCGGTGCCATGCTTATTGTTCTTAAAGAGCTTATGAAAGAGAGTATCATCTTTTTTGTGTTGTTAGTCGTGGTTGCTGGTGGATTCTTGCAAGCGTTTATCGGTCTTGATATTGCTGATGGCACGAGAGACGTGACCATGCTTGTGGTCCAGGTCATGACAAGAACCGTCCTGGATGGAATTGATTTCGAGTGGATGGATGGGTTCGCTCCTCCATATGGTGAAGTATTGTATTACATATTCACATTCTTGGTTTCCACGTTACTACTCAATATTTTGGTTGCCTTGTTCAACAGTGCTTATCAGAATATTTACGATAATGCTACAGATGAGTACCTGGCATCCATGGCTCAAAAGACACTTCGATTTATTCGTGCTCCCGATGAGAATGTGTTTATTCCCCCCTTGAATCTGCTGGAACTGGCGTTCTTGATCCTTCCTTTTGAATGGTGGATGGACGCGTCGATGTATCAGCGAATCAACAGGATTTTCATGTCCATTATCTACTCTCCATTCCTGCTTCttattgctgttgacgaGGCCAAGGCGGCTCGTCGCGTGCTTTATAACCGATCCAAGGGTGTACATGACGATGCCAACgaggaggatgaggagTGGGATCTCTTCGACGGTTTCACTATCGATGCCCACGGTATTCACAGCTATGGCGCCGAAGCTGTCcaaatggaaatggcgATTGAAGCTGGTGACCCCGAGTTCAAAATCGACGAAGACGCCTTCCAAAAGAAGGTTGAAAAGCAGGTTCCCAACTTCGATCCTCAACGCCAGACCGGTATCTCTGCCGCCAAGGCCGAAGAACTTATTGCCAAAATCGATGCTCTCAGTGCTCTCGTTGAGAAACTGACTCTTGAAAAGGGCCAATCCTCGTCTTCCTAG
- the YIP5 gene encoding Yip5p (Protein that interacts with Rab GTPases; localized to late Golgi vesicles; computational analysis of large-scale protein-protein interaction data suggests a possible role in vesicle-mediated transport; GO_component: GO:0005794 - Golgi apparatus [Evidence IDA] [PMID 17178117]; GO_component: GO:0016021 - integral component of membrane [Evidence IEA]; GO_component: GO:0016021 - integral component of membrane [Evidence ISM] [PMID 12192589]; GO_component: GO:0016020 - membrane [Evidence IEA,IEA,IEA]; GO_function: GO:0017137 - Rab GTPase binding [Evidence IPI] [PMID 11943201]; GO_process: GO:0008150 - biological_process [Evidence ND]), whose product MGSQAYAPPDFESSGSGAYNVSGSMASAGPGNPLLGSGNKTGSIFSFDFYQWYFNVDTPVVLYRCLLALNPFNNTPFIDSEADLNVGSPAGLIAGGDGNPDLYGPFWLCTTVIFVLFFASTLTGLLFTAWQGGKYDYKFDLLTGAAGLMYGYTFVIPTGLWLIVRYLNISPSTTLLQLISLYGYSNVTWIPVAILSISPLLGTPTLSNVIRWIMIALGFTLSGSFIGKNVYRALIPSQQSDSFVIDRKPALSVLIGVIALHMGLSFAVKILFFGTVTAPPPPTN is encoded by the coding sequence ATGGGCTCTCAGGCATATGCTCCTCCGGATTTCGAGTCCAGTGGCAGTGGGGCGTATAATGTCAGTGGTAGTATGGCATCTGCTGGACCAGGTAACCCACTTTTGGGCTCTGGTAATAAGACAGGAAGCATTTTCTCGTTTGATTTCTATCAATGGTACTTTAATGTCGATACTCCAGTGGTTTTGTACCGCTGTTTACTGGCATTGAATCCGTTTAATAATACTCCATTTATCGATAGTGAGGCCGATCTCAATGTTGGTTCACCTGCTGGTCTgattgctggtggtgatggaaATCCTGATTTGTATGGTCCATTCTGGCTATGTACAACAGTTATTTTCGTGCTGTTTTTTGCCAGTACTCTTACAGGACTGCTGTTCACAGCCTGGCAAGGTGGAAAATACGATTATAAGTTCGATCTATTAaccggtgctgctggtttgaTGTACGGTTATACTTTTGTGATTCCAACAGGTCTCTGGCTGATTGTTCGCTATTTGAACATTTCGCCCTCTACTACATTGCTGCAATTGATCAGTTTATACGGATATTCCAATGTGACATGGATCCCTGTGGCCATTTTGAGCATCTCACCGCTACTAGGAACACCTACCCTGTCCAATGTGATTAGATGGATAATGATAGCACTTGGATTCACACTAAGTGGCTCATTCATTGGCAAGAATGTATACCGGGCATTAATCCCCAGTCAGCAGTCCGACAGTTTTGTCATCGACAGAAAACCAGCACTTTCCGTTCTGATCGGTGTCATCGCACTTCATATGGGACTGTCATTTGCTGTCAAGATCTTGTTTTTTGGCACAGTTACggctccaccaccaccaacgaACTAG
- the PIM1 gene encoding ATP-dependent Lon protease PIM1 (ATP-dependent Lon protease; involved in degradation of misfolded proteins in mitochondria; required for biogenesis and maintenance of mitochondria; GO_component: GO:0005759 - mitochondrial matrix [Evidence IEA,IEA]; GO_component: GO:0005759 - mitochondrial matrix [Evidence IMP] [PMID 8146662]; GO_component: GO:0005759 - mitochondrial matrix [Evidence IMP] [PMID 8276800]; GO_component: GO:0042645 - mitochondrial nucleoid [Evidence IBA]; GO_component: GO:0005739 - mitochondrion [Evidence IEA]; GO_component: GO:0005739 - mitochondrion [Evidence IDA] [PMID 16823961]; GO_function: GO:0005524 - ATP binding [Evidence IEA,IEA,IEA]; GO_function: GO:0004176 - ATP-dependent peptidase activity [Evidence IEA,IEA]; GO_function: GO:0004176 - ATP-dependent peptidase activity [Evidence IMP] [PMID 8146662]; GO_function: GO:0004176 - ATP-dependent peptidase activity [Evidence IMP] [PMID 8276800]; GO_function: GO:0016887 - ATPase activity [Evidence IEA]; GO_function: GO:0003677 - DNA binding [Evidence IEA]; GO_function: GO:0016787 - hydrolase activity [Evidence IEA]; GO_function: GO:0070361 - mitochondrial light strand promoter anti-sense binding [Evidence IBA]; GO_function: GO:0017111 - nucleoside-triphosphatase activity [Evidence IEA]; GO_function: GO:0000166 - nucleotide binding [Evidence IEA,IEA]; GO_function: GO:0008233 - peptidase activity [Evidence IEA]; GO_function: GO:0043565 - sequence-specific DNA binding [Evidence IEA]; GO_function: GO:0004252 - serine-type endopeptidase activity [Evidence IEA,IEA]; GO_function: GO:0008236 - serine-type peptidase activity [Evidence IEA]; GO_function: GO:0003697 - single-stranded DNA binding [Evidence IBA]; GO_function: GO:0003727 - single-stranded RNA binding [Evidence IBA]; GO_process: GO:0006200 - ATP catabolic process [Evidence IEA,IEA]; GO_process: GO:0034599 - cellular response to oxidative stress [Evidence IBA,IEA]; GO_process: GO:0051131 - chaperone-mediated protein complex assembly [Evidence IEA]; GO_process: GO:0051131 - chaperone-mediated protein complex assembly [Evidence IGI] [PMID 8810243]; GO_process: GO:0006515 - misfolded or incompletely synthesized protein catabolic process [Evidence IEA,IEA]; GO_process: GO:0006515 - misfolded or incompletely synthesized protein catabolic process [Evidence IMP] [PMID 16336126]; GO_process: GO:0006515 - misfolded or incompletely synthesized protein catabolic process [Evidence IGI,IMP] [PMID 7957078]; GO_process: GO:0007005 - mitochondrion organization [Evidence IBA]; GO_process: GO:0070407 - oxidation-dependent protein catabolic process [Evidence IBA,IEA]; GO_process: GO:0030163 - protein catabolic process [Evidence IEA]; GO_process: GO:0051260 - protein homooligomerization [Evidence IBA]; GO_process: GO:0006508 - proteolysis [Evidence IEA,IEA]; GO_process: GO:0090296 - regulation of mitochondrial DNA replication [Evidence IEA]; GO_process: GO:0001666 - response to hypoxia [Evidence IBA]), translated as MLSSLKTTGRARRGADRLICQIQNARQCRSYHGLPRINKSIVDTRGVLLSGSHRERDSSRIFATGISQVPRFTTAQFSTSRFVLNNSTGNGDGSNGKNDDLQKVNNDQINESKEKELEKEKEQENSVESSSSGTGSEDTAASQTSGKKKSTTSETSKRSRRSLSPKVSESESATEAAAPTPLRKAVKPSPSAASILFADSNTANSQGSSDSSSGGNNSNNASENGNAKKQPISPLKQVLPVVLSHRPVFPGLAVHCNSTDETFIAAIDALEKTKSWDRTVVAFLRKPVEDEEPTVKSSSSGTMTGSVGPSASHSTTTQLMTNVEEAYSVGCVCRVETIEVTASDGKLIFNSSLFPLYRVRAGELTEPVKDAPVIRQSAAILDADTGLDVTSFDKAAEEPNNGSSEESVGSNGSTDGSATSEPAVKPSDIVNVHWMKGITAVSDEPYAVDDRAIQELCFKIIDVLYSISNTSYPLKVQVEKFSKLVRRSPGEDFQKPDFLADFCAALCSGDKEIQAILETANIKTRLEASLDLLNRELLSIKMHEKISKAIAEQTAQRQREFILQEQYKYIKKELGMDDEKGKLAQKFLERADALAMPEEVRKVFDEELAKFRGLESTAGEYSTVKSYLDWLVSLPWGKFSTDKFDLNAAKKLLDDQHFGLKEVKDRILEFIAVAKLSGSVDGKILCFAGPPGVGKTSVARSIAEALNRKFDRFSVGGLYDASEIKGHRRTYVAALPGKIIQALKKCETQNPVILIDEIDKVGTSSVHGDPSAALLEVLDPEQNKNFQDIYLDVPVDISKILFICTANTLDTLPQPLKDRMEIIHIPGYVNSEKVSIAEGYLTPSLRKKSGLENVDIKLSSDALLKLVTSYTRESGVRGLNKILEKIYRKVAYNVVIEKEKDTPPIASASESAAEAAATETASESKDAVADQPKSETVVTADAKEVAPEPIDPELLKDYHLEINVDDLTKYVGAPLYNTVRLYEKFPPGVTMGLAYTPLGGVPLFVETVLQQPLDPKSTPKLTRTGHLGEVMNESSSIAYSFSRMYMVKRFLGNRFLDHAVLHTHFPEGAVKKDGPSAGIAMATSLISLALNKPVNPDVCMTGEITLTGKVLQIGGLREKSAAAKAAGSKIIVFPKDNMAEWEDLPEMIREGLTPMPVSWYDEVFDIAFGQVDQAEIESMWSKELATKDVDNSTLGRNDDAGFTPPPPPPPSNRSPSLRASSPY; from the coding sequence ATGCTGTCTTCATTGAAGACGACTGGTCGTGCCAGGCGAGGGGCAGATAGACTGATTTGTCAGATTCAGAATGCACGTCAGTGTCGGAGCTACCATGGTCTTCCAAGAATTAATAAGAGTATAGTTGACACCAGAGGAGTTTTACTTTCTGGTTCTCATCGTGAAAGAGATAGCAGTCGTATCTTTGCAACCGGCATATCTCAAGTTCCAAGATTCACTACTGCACAGTTTTCGACAAGTCGGTTTGTGTTGAACAATAGTACTGGAAATGGTGATGGAAGTAATGGAAAGAATGACGACTTACAAAAAGTCAATAATGATCAGATTAATgaaagcaaagaaaaagaattggaaaaagaaaaagaacagGAGAATTCAGTAGAGTCAAGCTCTTCCGGAACAGGCTCGGAAGACACTGCCGCGTCACAAACTTCTggtaagaagaagagtacGACTTCTGAAACAAGCAAGAGATCTAGAAGGTCGTTATCACCCAAGGTATCAGAGTCAGAGTCTGCTACTGAAGCAGCTGCCCCAACACCACTTCGTAAAGCTGTTAAACCATCTCCATCAGCTGCCTCGATTCTATTTGCTGACAGCAACACTGCCAACAGCCAAGGATCCAGCGATAGTAGTAGTGGCggtaataatagtaataatGCTAGTGAGAATGGTAATGCCAAGAAACAGCCTATCTCTCCTCTCAAACAGGTACTTCCTGTGGTGTTATCGCATCGACCAGTATTTCCCGGATTGGCTGTTCATTGTAACTCAACAGATGAGACATTTATCGCAGCTATCGACGCTTTAGAGAAAACCAAATCCTGGGACAGAACAGTTGTAGCATTTTTAAGAAAGCCTGTAGAGGATGAAGAGCCAACTGTCAAGAGCTCATCCAGCGGCACAATGACAGGGTCTGTTGGCCCAAGTGCATCTCATTCTACCACTACTCAGCTTATGACCAATGTCGAAGAAGCTTACTCGGTCGGCTGTGTTTGTCGTGTAGAGACTATCGAGGTGACTGCATCAGATGGTAAGCTCATTTTCAACTCGTCACTTTTCCCTCTATACAGAGTTCGAGCTGGTGAGCTTACTGAGCCTGTCAAGGATGCTCCTGTTATTCGTCAAAGTGCAGCTATtcttgatgctgatactggCCTCGATGTCACCAGTTTTGACAAGGCTGCTGAGGAGCCCAATAATGGATCAAGTGAAGAATCAGTTGGTTCGAATGGCAGTACTGATGGCAGTGCCActtcagaaccagcagtCAAGCCATCTGACATAGTCAATGTTCATTGGATGAAGGGTATCACTGCTGTGTCTGACGAACCatatgctgttgatgatcGAGCAATTCAGGAACTGTGTTTCAAGATTATCGATGTGTTGTACTCGATTTCAAACACCAGCTACCCTCTTAAAGTACAGGTTGAGAAGTTTTCTAAGCTTGTACGACGCTCACCAGGAGAGGATTTCCAGAAACCCGATTTCCTGGCCGATTTCTGTGCTGCTTTATGTTCTGGAGACAAGGAAATCCAGGCTATTTTGGAGACTGCTAATATCAAAACCAGGCTCGAAGCCAGTTTGGATCTGCTAAATAGAGAACTGCTATCTATTAAAATGCACGAGAAGATATCCAAGGCTATTGCTGAACAGACAGCTCAGCGCCAAAGAGAGTTTATTCTTCAAGAGCAATACAAGTATATCAAAAAGGAACTTGGTATGGACGATGAAAAGGGAAAGCTGGCTCAAAAGTTCTTGGAGCGTGCTGATGCTCTTGCTATGCCCGAAGAAGTCCGTAAGGTGTTTGATGAAGAGCTGGCCAAGTTTAGAGGATTAGAAAGTACCGCTGGTGAGTACAGCACTGTCAAGTCATATCTTGACTGGCTCGTGTCTCTGCCATGGGGCAAATTCTCTACTGATAAGTTTGATCTCaatgctgccaagaagttGTTGGATGACCAGCATTTCGGTTTAAAGGAAGTAAAGGACCGTATTCTAGAATTCATTGCAGTTGCCAAACTTAGTGGATCAGTCGATGGTAAGATTCTTTGTTTCGCAGGTCCTCCTGGTGTGGGTAAGACATCAGTAGCTCGATCCATTGCCGAGGCACTGAACAGAAAGTTTGACCGATTCAGTGTGGGTGGTTTATATGACGCTTCAGAAATCAAGGGTCACCGTCGTACATACGTAGCAGCATTGCCAGGAAAAATCATTCAAGCATTGAAGAAGTGTGAGACTCAGAACCCAGTGATTCTCATTGACGAAATCGACAAAGTCGGTACCAGCAGTGTTCACGGCGACCCATCAGCAGCTCTATTAGAAGTTCTGGATCCTGAACAGAACAAGAACTTTCAAGATATCTACCTCGACGTGCCAGTTGATATTTCCAAAATCCTGTTCATCTGTACTGCCAACACCCTCGACACTCTGCCCCAACCTCTAAAAGACAGAATGGAGATTATCCACATCCCAGGTTACGTCAATTCTGAGAAGGTTTCTATTGCCGAAGGATATCTCACCCCCAGCTTGCGCAAGAAGTCGGGTCTGGAGAATGTCGATATCAAGCTTTCGTCCGATGCTCTGCTGAAGCTCGTCACTTCATACACCAGAGAAAGCGGTGTCAGAGGACTAAACAAGATCCTCGAGAAAATCTATCGCAAGGTCGCATACAATGTTGTcattgaaaaggaaaaggaCACTCCTCCCATCGCATCTGCATCAGAGTCAGCCgctgaggctgctgctaccgaGACTGCTTCGGAAAGTAAAGATGCAGTTGCAGACCAGCCTAAATCCGAGACAGTGGTCACAGCAGATGCCAAAGAAGTTGCACCAGAACCAATTGACCCTGAACTGCTGAAGGACTATCATCTCGAGATCAATGTGGACGACCTCACCAAGTACGTAGGAGCTCCACTCTACAACACAGTCCGACTCTACGAAAAATTCCCTCCTGGTGTGACCATGGGCTTAGCATACACCCCTCTTGGCGGTGTACCTTTATTCGTCGAGACAGTACTACAACAACCTTTAGATCCTAAATCGACACCCAAACTGACCAGAACAGGCCATCTCGGCGAGGTGATGAACGAATCATCGTCAATTGCATACTCATTCAGCAGAATGTACATGGTCAAGCGATTCCTGGGCAACCGATTCCTCGATCACGCTGTACTCCACACACATTTCCCCGAAGGTGCTGTTAAGAAAGACGGACCATCTGCCGGTATTGCAATGGCCACAAGTCTTATCTCGTTGGCCTTAAACAAGCCTGTCAACCCCGACGTTTGCATGACTGGTGAAATAACCCTCACCGGCAAGGTTCTCCAAATTGGCGGTTTAAGAGAaaagtctgctgctgccaaagcTGCTGGATCTAAAATCATTGTTTTCCCTAAAGACAACATGGCCGAATGGGAAGACCTCCCCGAGATGATCCGTGAAGGACTAACTCCCATGCCAGTTTCATGGTACGACGAGGTATTCGACATCGCCTTCGGCCAAGTCGACCAGGCCGAAATCGAGTCCATGTGGAGCAAAGAGCTTGCTACCAAAGACGTCGACAACTCGACCCTCGGTCGCAACGACGACGCCGGATtcaccccaccacccccgCCACCACCATCTAACCGGTCTCCATCACTCCGAGCCTCCTCCCCCTACTAG